The following are from one region of the Osmia bicornis bicornis chromosome 8, iOsmBic2.1, whole genome shotgun sequence genome:
- the LOC114881674 gene encoding TNF receptor-associated factor 6-like isoform X2: MFSKEGACCPVDSKPLKSESDLFRDLYTSREISQQRTRCPYQQFGCEVKLSPVDMEAHINQCMYKRSLPDSQNMHCHFKNVGCSETFYSEENLHTHLERNINHHLTMVLKALPQVSTSQNNVSAMVAESKLWDPPSKSANSLEKPEPSLEWQQLLKNLYERIVLLEQQNRELFITISNQKTQLTTLQTSLRFNQEELFLRSCNGVYIWRLHSFQEKLCSMMNDSLKMFYSPGFYTSLNGYKICARINVSSKDPEFLSLLLHIMKSENDDGLDWPFNGTMCFILVNPHDSEKDIREITSSRPDLEAFRKPVCELNKRSFGYTEFVRIRDLPDFLQNDCLICRIEVRVDDRFQRPNII; this comes from the exons ATGTTCTC AAAGGAGGGAGCTTGTTGTCCAGTTGATAGTAAACCATTGAAATCTGAAAGTGATTTATTCAGAGATCTGTATACGAGTAGAGAAATATCTCAACAGCGTACTCGTTGTCCGTATCAACAATTTGGTTGCGAAGTTAAGTTATCTCCAGTGGATATGGAAGCACACATAAATCAGTGCATGTATAAAAGAAGTCTTCCAGATTCACAAAATATGCATTGTCACTTTAAAAATGTTGGGTGCTCCGAGACTTTTTATTCAGAGGAAAATTTACATACACatttagaaagaaatataaaccATCATTTAACT ATGGTGTTAAAGGCATTACCACAGGTATCTACTTCACAGAATAATGTTAGCGCAATGGTTGCTGAATCTAAACTATGGGATCCACCATCTAAAAGTGCAAATTCTTTAGAAAAACCAGAACCATCATTAGAATGGCAACAATTGTTGAA AAATTTGTATGAACGGATAGTACTACTGGAACAGCAAAACCGAGAATTGTTTATAACGATTTCTAATCAGAAAACTCAGCTTACGACTTTACAAACTTCGTTACGATTTAATCAAGAGGAATTGTTCTTACGTAGTTGTAATGGTGTTTATATTTGGAGATTACATTCTTTCCAAGAAAAGCTTTGTAGTATGATGAATGATTCgctaaaaatgttttatagtCCTGGTTTTTATACTAGTCTTAACGGTTATAAAATTTGTGCTAGAATTAACGTTTCTTCTAAAGATCCAGAATTTTTATCACTGCTTTTACATATAATGAAATCAGAAAATGATGATGGTTTAGATTGGCCGTTCAATGGAACAATGTGTTTTATTTTGGTAAATCCACACGATTCAGAGAAGGATATACGAGAAATAACTTCATCTAGACCTGATCTTGAAGCATTTAGAAAACCAGTGTGTGAATTAAATAAACGTAGTTTTGGTTACACTGAATTCGTACGAATACGAGATTTACCCGATTTCTTACAAAATGATTGCTTAATTTGTAGGATAGAAGTTCGTGTTGATGATAGATTTCAAAGAccaaatataatataa
- the LOC114881674 gene encoding TNF receptor-associated factor 6-like isoform X1 encodes MANSDDLTEHKVAEENVLCGDGVKEYLEPRFECPICLTWLRDPVLTSCGHKFCSQCIYTWLQKEGACCPVDSKPLKSESDLFRDLYTSREISQQRTRCPYQQFGCEVKLSPVDMEAHINQCMYKRSLPDSQNMHCHFKNVGCSETFYSEENLHTHLERNINHHLTMVLKALPQVSTSQNNVSAMVAESKLWDPPSKSANSLEKPEPSLEWQQLLKNLYERIVLLEQQNRELFITISNQKTQLTTLQTSLRFNQEELFLRSCNGVYIWRLHSFQEKLCSMMNDSLKMFYSPGFYTSLNGYKICARINVSSKDPEFLSLLLHIMKSENDDGLDWPFNGTMCFILVNPHDSEKDIREITSSRPDLEAFRKPVCELNKRSFGYTEFVRIRDLPDFLQNDCLICRIEVRVDDRFQRPNII; translated from the exons ATGGCAAATTCCGACGATCTTACGGAACATAAAGTTGCCGAAGAAAATGTTCTC TGTGGTGATGGTGTGAAAGAATACCTTGAGCCTAGATTCGAGTGTCCTATTTGTTTAACTTGGCTACGTGATCCAGTTTTAACATCTTGTGGTCATAAATTCTGTTCGCAATGTATATATACTTGGCTTCA AAAGGAGGGAGCTTGTTGTCCAGTTGATAGTAAACCATTGAAATCTGAAAGTGATTTATTCAGAGATCTGTATACGAGTAGAGAAATATCTCAACAGCGTACTCGTTGTCCGTATCAACAATTTGGTTGCGAAGTTAAGTTATCTCCAGTGGATATGGAAGCACACATAAATCAGTGCATGTATAAAAGAAGTCTTCCAGATTCACAAAATATGCATTGTCACTTTAAAAATGTTGGGTGCTCCGAGACTTTTTATTCAGAGGAAAATTTACATACACatttagaaagaaatataaaccATCATTTAACT ATGGTGTTAAAGGCATTACCACAGGTATCTACTTCACAGAATAATGTTAGCGCAATGGTTGCTGAATCTAAACTATGGGATCCACCATCTAAAAGTGCAAATTCTTTAGAAAAACCAGAACCATCATTAGAATGGCAACAATTGTTGAA AAATTTGTATGAACGGATAGTACTACTGGAACAGCAAAACCGAGAATTGTTTATAACGATTTCTAATCAGAAAACTCAGCTTACGACTTTACAAACTTCGTTACGATTTAATCAAGAGGAATTGTTCTTACGTAGTTGTAATGGTGTTTATATTTGGAGATTACATTCTTTCCAAGAAAAGCTTTGTAGTATGATGAATGATTCgctaaaaatgttttatagtCCTGGTTTTTATACTAGTCTTAACGGTTATAAAATTTGTGCTAGAATTAACGTTTCTTCTAAAGATCCAGAATTTTTATCACTGCTTTTACATATAATGAAATCAGAAAATGATGATGGTTTAGATTGGCCGTTCAATGGAACAATGTGTTTTATTTTGGTAAATCCACACGATTCAGAGAAGGATATACGAGAAATAACTTCATCTAGACCTGATCTTGAAGCATTTAGAAAACCAGTGTGTGAATTAAATAAACGTAGTTTTGGTTACACTGAATTCGTACGAATACGAGATTTACCCGATTTCTTACAAAATGATTGCTTAATTTGTAGGATAGAAGTTCGTGTTGATGATAGATTTCAAAGAccaaatataatataa
- the LOC123988087 gene encoding uncharacterized protein LOC123988087, with translation MSSPPGTADPPSFDELFRRFMEMVASGAVPTTTSARGDKVIADAIPDFCGTDLGEDANQWCDIVEKITEKLSVSQRLSLATHALTGAAKKWYKGWEGNPRTWATFRDDLCSVFVPEDRLCERLSRAVEYTSDSALSYSEYARNKLKYYGQTQIDFKQQELISLVIGHVMDATVRQSLMNARYETTSDLLSGISNFVKVTRKGKDHDTKGASHKYRERGVAPRKRCYQCNETGHLQKDCPKKRKVEELQKDSIKKPNVPTCSFCSKRGHVEGDCWIKKRSPREERGSKRGADRQGGSEVNACFSVGHKLSPVILQDMLVKSCLMDCGATCSLIKERVAKRANCKIVWCADIVKLLSGSTINVVGYTTAVIQTEEVAAELDILVVSDDAVVYDLIIGKNIGPQGIKMTTDSNGETKLERCSMVRAGTQKGVTAQVFACDGGDHTDETRGRVEELLERYKSLTPLDSYKRCVNTGEINIKLKEDKIIHYHPYRLSITEREKVREVINELLLNNVIRESTSPFASPIILVKKKNGKDRMCVDFRALNRITIKDRYPLPLKSDQLDRLSKGKYFTILDMASGFYQIPVAQDSIEKTAFVTPDGHYEFLRMPFGLANAPGVFQRAINKALGTLRNSVALVYIDDVLIPTQTVEEGLKHLELVLQALDAAGFSLNLEKCKFLQTTINYLGREVSAEGVRPGKDKVKALLESPVPNNVKQVRQFMGLASYFRKFIPEFALVPLKTLSGDEMLQIFKERLTLFGVPQLVIFDRGTNFTFKQLQQFIEKHGSIVHYVATGAPRANGQAERYVATVTNLLTVEIKKFKEWPNKLAKLMLSLNTTVQKTTGFSPYRLLFGLERGTGVADRVEAELPDTNERINVNEDRDLASVRLAENAVEQNTRFDKKRRDNVVYKEGDTVFVKPADLRRAKLESKYLGPFVISKVMQNDHFEVVGKTKRPQTVPKDRMKLWKGEWSGDIDPDDICSSSDERNVEDEPC, from the exons ATGAGTAGTCCACCGGGTACGGCTGATCCGCCATCATTTGACGAGCTTTTCCGCCGTTTTATGGAAATGGTCGCGTCTGGTGCGGTACCGACCACCACGTCCGCGAGGGGTGATAAAGTGATCGCGGATGCTATTCCGGATTTTTGTGGTACCGATCTCGGGGAAGACGCTAACCAATGGTGCGATATAGTCGAGAAAATCACGGAGAAACTTTCCGTGTCACAAAGATTAAGTTTGGCCACCCATGCATTGACTGGTGCTGCCAAAAAATGGTATAAAGGATGGGAAGGCAACCCACGGACTTGGGCAACATTTCGAGACGACCTGTGTTCGGTGTTTGTGCCCGAGGATCGATTGTGTGAACGTTTGTCCCGTGCGGTTGAGTATACAAGTGATTCCGCGCTTTCATATTCAGAATATGCGCGTAACAAACTAAAGTATTACGGGCAGACGCAAATTGATTTCAAACAACAAGAACTGATTAGTCTTGTAATAGGTCATGTAATGGACGCTACAGTGCGCCAGTCTTTGATGAATGCGCGTTACGAGACGACTTCGGACTTACTCAGTGGTATTTCTAATTTCGTAAAAGTGACGCGAAAGGGGAAAGATCACGATACGAAAGGTGCATCTCATAAATATCGTGAACGTGGTGTTGCCCCGCGAAAACGGTGTTATCAATGTAACGAGACGGGTCATTTACAGAAAGACTGTCCGAAAAAACGGAAGGTAGAGGAGTTGCAAAAGGATTCTATTAAAAAGCCGAATGTGCCTACGTGTTCGTTTTGTTCAAAAAGGGGGCACGTGGAAGGTGATTGTTGGATTAAGAAACGATCACCTCGTGAAGAAAGGGGCAGCAAAAGGGGAGCTGACCGTCAAGGGGGATCTGAAGTGAACGCGTGTTTCTCGGTGGGCCATAAGTTGTCACCAGTTATATTACAAGACATGTTAGTTAAATCCTGTTTGATGGATTGCGGTGCAACGTGTTCACTTATCAAGGAACGAGTGGCCAAACGCGCGAACTGTAAAATCGTTTGGTGCGCCGACATTGTAAAGTTATTGTCGGGTTCAACAATAAATGTGGTTGGTTATACAACGGCTGTTATACAAACAGAAGAAGTGGCAGCAGAACTTGACATTTTGGTCGTTTCTGACGATGCGGTGGTTTATGACTTAATTATTGGGAAGAACATCGGTCCGCAAGGGATCAAAATGACTACCGATTCTAACGGAGAAACCAAATTGGAGAGGTGTTCAATGGTTCGGGCTGGAACGCAGAAAGGAGTAACAGCACAGGTCTTCGCTTGCGACGGGGGTGACCACACTGATGAGACACGTGGCCGTGTAGAAGAGCTGTTGGAGCGTTACAAATCCCTGACACCGTTGGACAGCTATAAAAGATGCGTAAATACAGGCgagattaatattaaattaaaagaggATAAGATAATTCATTATCACCCCTACCGATTGTCCATCACAGAACGAGAAAAGGTAAGGGAGGTAATCAATGAATTACTGTTGAACAATGTCATACGTGAAAGTACGTCGCCGTTTGCGAGCCCTATAATTTTAGTCAAAAAGAAAAACGGTAAAGACCGTATGTGCGTCGATTTTCGTGCTCTTAATCGCATTACTATTAAAGACCGGTATCCGTTACCCTT AAAATCCG ACCAGCTCGATCGTTTAAGCAAGGGAAAATATTTTACGATTCTCGATATGGCTTCGGGGTTTTACCAAATTCCGGTAGCGCAGGATTCGATAGAGAAAACAGCCTTTGTGACCCCAGATGGTCACTATGAGTTTTTAAGAATGCCGTTTGGGTTAGCCAATGCTCCTGGAGTCTTTCAAAGAGCAATAAATAAGGCCCTCGGTACCCTACGAAATAGTGTCGCGCTTGTATATATTGATGACGTTCTTATACCTACGCAAACCGTTGAAGAAGGTTTAAAACATTTAGAGCTTGTGTTGCAGGCGCTTGACGCTGCGGGGTTTTCgttaaatttagaaaagtGTAAATTCCTCCAGACGACTATTAATTATTTGGGTCGAGAGGTTTCCGCTGAGGGTGTTAGGCCCGGCAAGGATAAGGTCAAGGCTTTGTTAGAATCACCTGTTCCGAATAACGTTAAACAAGTCAGGCAATTCATGGGTTTGGCTAGTTATTTTAGGAAATTTATTCCGGAGTTTGCG ttggttccactaaaaacttTAAGCGGTGATGAAATGTTACAAATCTTTAAAGAACGTTTGACGTTGTTTGGTGTCCCGCAACTTGTTATTTTTGACAGAGGTACTAACTTCACGTTTAAACAATTGCAACAATTTATTGAGAAACACGGTAGTATAGTTCATTATGTTGCTACGGGTGCCCCACGAGCCAACGGTCAAGCAGAGCGCTATGTGGCGACAGTAACAAATCTCTTGAcggtagaaataaaaaaatttaaggaATGGCCGAACAAGCTAGCTAAGCTTATGTTGTCATTAAATACGACTGTGCAGAAAACGACCGGGTTTTCTCCATATCGTTTGTTGTTTGGGTTAGAGCGAGGTACAGGTGTTGCTGATCGCGTTGAGGCCGAGTTGCCAGACACAAACGAACGAATTAATGTTAATGAAGACAGGGACTTGGCATCTGTACGATTAGCGGAAAATGCGGTTGAACAAAATACTAGATTTGATAAGAAACGCAGGGACAATGTGGTGTACAAGGAAGGCGACACAGTTTTTGTAAAACCAGCCGATTTAAGACGAGCCAAATTAGAGTCGAAGTATTTAGGCCCGTTTGTAATATCGAAGGTAATGCAAAATGACCATTTTGAAGTGGTGGGCAAAACTAAGAGGCCACAAACGGTGCCTAAAGATCGTATGAAGTTATGGAAAGGTGAATGGTCTGGGGATATCGATCCTGACGATATTTGTTCATCGTCTGATGAGCGTAATGTTGAAGATGAGCCGTGTTAG